One segment of Lachancea thermotolerans CBS 6340 chromosome E complete sequence DNA contains the following:
- the TRS33 gene encoding Trs33p (similar to uniprot|Q99394 Saccharomyces cerevisiae YOR115C TRS33 Component of the targeting complex (TRAPP) involved in ER to Golgi membrane traffic) has protein sequence MGDSGLASEVNEHQRLQLQFQLFQESLPKVDETIYRMLLNEAVPLAISVEKSLTHHKEDATGQLEAELDSKLALESQQGDASHKLLKDYLAADQDQQTRIKTRLENIGFQLGQKLSQLLIFSNNPNLSFKDMDLLSVMKFVCRDVWKQVFGKQIDNLKTNHRGTFYLLDYNYKPIEPFTLEEDLSDQEQKLIEPFLHVPCGMIRGVLASLGFEKEGQVTCQATLVDPPDSKQAGAGTFTKSVSFNVQVLVGR, from the coding sequence ATGGGAGATTCGGGTCTAGCATCTGAAGTGAATGAGCATCAGAGGCTGCAGCTGCAAttccagctttttcaagaatccCTTCCTAAAGTTGACGAGACAATATATCGCATGCTGCTAAATGAGGCAGTTCCATTAGCTATAAGTGTCGAAAAGAGCTTAACACATCACAAAGAAGATGCTACTGGTCAACTGGAGGCTGAGCTGGATTCGAAGCTCGCTTTGGAGTCGCAACAAGGGGATGCATCCCATAAGCTGCTTAAAGATTACTTAGCAGCTGATCAGGACCAACAGACAAGGATAAAAACACGGCTGGAGAATATAGGATTCCAGCTTGGACAAAAGCTATCACAACTGCTTATTTTCAGCAACAATCCAAATTTGAGCTTTAAAGATATGGATTTACTGAGCGTTATGAAATTTGTGTGTCGAGACGTGTGGAAACAAGTCTTCGGTAAACAAATAGACAATCTGAAAACCAATCACCGGGGCACATTCTACCTGCTTGATTACAACTACAAGCCGATCGAGCCTTTCACGTTAGAGGAAGATCTTAGCGATCAGGAACAAAAGTTGATAGAGCCCTTTCTTCACGTTCCATGTGGAATGATTAGGGGCGTTCTTGCATCTTTGGGATTTGAGAAAGAGGGCCAAGTAACGTGTCAAGCAACCTTAGTTGATCCTCCTGATTCGAAACAAGCGGGAGCTGGCACGTTTACAAAGTCCGTGAGTTTCAACGTTCAGGTGTTGGTAGGGCGATAA
- a CDS encoding KLTH0E09834p (some similarities with uniprot|P53924 Saccharomyces cerevisiae YNL116W DMA2 Protein involved in regulating spindle position and orientation functionally redundant with Dma1p homolog of S. pombe Dma1 and H. sapiens Chfr) — MVVNISPRNSLSSRSRRGSTINNLLNSMGIRQGSNGPGMAPIPAGSSGTTEPLNNNGDMAATGPSRATEPFNSATFARSNEGREDMAESNAIEELSSDDDEVNGDRDRVLRDENGAPTAANMLGTTPFDQGIQNSSVPLSVNNLVSELPITLTLGQNDGPGGAGQVSTLTPNESQMVPKHVRHFVYGNNQPEPALDLLGLELPRNAAIPEPVSEEVIQSRKDKSGLFSLRLTPFLDQSASTNPGLYFEPIVRTAGPCSQLVIGRYTERVRESINRIPEHFHPVVFKSKVVSRTHGCFKVDQQGNWYIRDVRSSSGTFLNHHRLAPASTMSKDTPIQDGDVIQLGLDFRGGTEEIYRSVKMRVELNRSWKRRAMRFNREALQRLKNLQKMTSGLEEEDCSICLSKIKPCQAIFISPCSHSWHYQCVRRLVMTTYPQFVCPNCRSSCDLEASLDSDMDSDENDFEVLADDVKDIDMAQESE, encoded by the coding sequence ATGGTTGTCAACATATCTCCACGCAATAGCTTAAGCTCTAGAAGTAGACGGGGGTCTACGATCAATAACCTGTTGAACTCCATGGGCATCAGACAAGGATCCAACGGGCCCGGGATGGCACCCATACCTGCTGGCTCATCCGGGACCACGGAGCCCTTGAATAACAACGGAGACATGGCCGCTACCGGGCCTTCCCGCGCTACGGAGCCTTTTAACTCGGCGACATTCGCGAGGTCCAACGAGGGACGCGAGGACATGGCGGAATCCAACGCAATCGAGGAGCTGAGCTCtgacgacgacgaggtTAACGGCGACAGAGACCGTGTACTCCGCGATGAAAACGGAGCGCCAACAGCTGCAAACATGCTAGGGACTACGCCCTTTGACCAAGGGATCCAGAATAGTTCGGTCCCGCTTTCAGTTAACAATCTCGTCAGCGAACTTCCCATCACACTTACACTAGGACAAAACGACGGTCCCGGGGGAGCTGGGCAGGTCTCAACCCTTACTCCCAACGAGTCGCAAATGGTGCCCAAACATGTGCGCCACTTTGTGTACGGCAACAATCAGCCGGAGCCTGCCCTGGATTTACTGGGCTTGGAACTCCCCCGCAACGCTGCCATACCCGAGCCTGTTAGCGAGGAAGTGATTCAATCTCGTAAAGACAAAAGTGGGCTATTCAGCCTAAGATTAACACCTTTTTTGGACCAATCGGCATCAACGAATCCAGGCTTATATTTCGAACCAATTGTTAGAACGGCGGGTCCATGTTCTCAATTGGTCATCGGGAGATACACAGAAAGAGTTCGCGAGTCCATTAATAGAATTCCAGAGCATTTTCATCCGGTTGTCTTCAAAAGTAAAGTAGTTTCGAGGACGCATGGTTGCTTCAAGGTTGACCAGCAGGGCAACTGGTATATCAGAGACGTCAGATCATCGTCCGGTACTTTTTTGAACCACCACAGGCTGGCTCCTGCCTCTACAATGTCAAAGGATACTCCCATACAAGATGGGGATGTCATTCAGCTAGGTTTGGACTTCAGAGGCGGCACTGAAGAAATTTACCGGAGCGTCAAGATGAGGGTCGAATTGAACAGGTCTTGGAAACGCCGCGCAATGAGATTCAATCGTGAAGCCTTGCAAAGACTCAAGAATTTACAAAAAATGACAAGCGGTCTTGAAGAGGAGGACTGTTCAATTTGTCTATCAAAAATCAAACCTTGTCAGGCTATATTTATATCTCCATGCTCCCATAGTTGGCATTACCAGTGCGTTCGCAGACTGGTGATGACTACTTATCCACAATTCGTATGTCCCAACTGTAGGTCGAGCTGCGACTTAGAGGCCTCTCTGGACAGTGATATGGATAGCGATGAGAACGATTTTGAAGTGTTGGCGGATGATGTTAAGGATATTGACATGGCTCAGGAGAGCGAGTAA
- the CIM1 gene encoding mitochondrial HMG-box protein CIM1 (similar to uniprot|Q12219 Saccharomyces cerevisiae YOR114W Hypothetical ORF) has protein sequence MRISLSLNAFVSPISVTSRKSFEKLDKTPSTVFQYYYQLQLKSLNRSGLPADILEPVNTGHNSLRRYVRKEWESLSMSKKRVYHALYFHFIKLNYKELAPEEFAKRLELPIPISSEYLLFRNKFKLEFDRIWKEQCKKDHHGRSRRIYLRTGPSNLLKASRTIKGTESGFDYDSTRQFQEMCRQCRKVWRDKVTSDQKAQMVEILQKNRQEFKLKLEQEVKILDSLQNALQKYLAGPSAKISTALDFERPVTQSHHSVIALLLATGKKD, from the coding sequence ATGAGGATATCCTTAAGCTTGAATGCATTCGTTTCCCCAATATCAGTCACTAGTCGAAAGTCCTTCGAAAAGTTGGACAAGACACCCTCGACTGTCTTCCAGTACTACTATCAACTGCAGCTGAAATCACTCAATAGAAGTGGCCTGCCAGCAGACATATTAGAACCCGTGAACACCGGTCACAATTCTCTGCGAAGGTACGTACGAAAAGAATGGGAGTCGCTTTCgatgtcaaagaagagggTATACCACGCGTTGTATTTCCATTTTATAAAACTCAATTATAAGGAGCTTGCACCGGAAGAATTTGCAAAGCGTTTAGAGCTACCGATTCCAATCTCAAGTGAATATTTGCTTTTCCGCAACAAGTTTAAATTGGAATTCGATAGAATTTGGAAAGAACAGTGCAAAAAAGACCATCACGGGCGCTCTCGTAGAATTTACTTAAGGACTGGCCCTTCTAATTTACTGAAAGCCTCAAGGACCATAAAAGGGACTGAGAGCGGTTTCGATTATGACTCCACAAggcaatttcaagaaatgtgTCGCCAATGCAGGAAAGTATGGCGAGACAAGGTTACCAGCGACCAGAAGGCACAGATGGTCGAAATATTGCAAAAAAACAGGCAAGAATTCAAACTGAAGCTGGAACAGGAGGTGAAAATACTTGATAGCCTTCAGAatgctcttcaaaaatatttggcTGGCCCAAGCGCTAAAATAAGCACAGCGTTAGATTTCGAACGCCCTGTAACACAGTCGCACCACAGCGTAATTGCACTCTTGCTTGCGACTGGGAAGAAGGATTAA
- the AZF1 gene encoding Azf1p (weakly similar to uniprot|P41696 Saccharomyces cerevisiae YOR113W AZF1 Zinc-finger transcription factor involved in induction of CLN3 transcription in response to glucose genetic and physical interactions indicate a possible role in mitochondrial transcription or genome maintenance), which translates to MEKQESETNLQQRSTATMPPPPAPVGGGPGMPPRADSISMYTNFNAPRPSTDASLSSFLNITEGQNQNAGPGPSQSLQQSQQRPLNHLQQSQQQPQSQQAQAQQGSSQAPRPDFGPYSRGYSIISNFWPGSSSAGPNHGPPAPHEAGGQFTTTRRQSEQLEPFMPRFKTPSFSSGRSGSNQMQQPPVPPPSGRGSDLLIPGSKRNSIFFGGTDPSDIDFFNPGKRDSQVMMRPPHILPQRNSSSGILGIPRTGNSLNGTGTGDAGVPPPAGDSDLDAIFNQGLNSRKNSMKFSADDFDFDFKRRDSSLRGTLDNNAYVPSAPLIPNSAKPTGMNDLNAKKNSGRDSPTHKAADEDVEARIHKHLTPMLQGDNNEATLKHEDDGSKKRRKVDEKPSTEKSDSMKNLMNYLEPRDPLLVSDDGRPLLGATKVDQLMLMIQARKKGVTDRIPRSADGSLLLEDAPSIIPPASELVGGVEKPKARGAKQHECPYCHKCFTQSTHLEVHVRSHIGYKPFQCEYCGKRFTQGGNLRTHVRLHTGEKPYECEKCGRRFSRKGNLAAHRLTHENLKPFHCKLDGCNKSFTQLGNMKAHQNRFHLQTLNELTQRLAEMDPNENIAPAEKELLDYFADLYKNSNRGIKGRGKGNTRVAPAVIAPTMKTPQDAPTNQSLTKVRNQDASLVAAKALDPTKPLHPASHSDLTYNMCAPRNDGNAPIPQEPRSDPASTASVPETNEFTFALDQDMKVEPNASFHNNTNGNSDVHFKNVSFHS; encoded by the coding sequence TTTAACGCGCCCCGGCCTTCGACGGATGCTTCGCTGTCGTCGTTCCTGAACATAACAGAGGGGCAGAACCAAAACGCGGGGCCGGGCCCTTCCCAGTCACTGCAGCAGTCGCAGCAGCGGCCGCTAAACCATCTACAACAGTCACAACAGCAGCCACAATCACAGCAGGCGCAGGCCCAGCAGGGATCAAGCCAAGCTCCGCGCCCTGACTTTGGGCCGTATAGCAGGGGGTATTCCATcatcagcaacttctggcCTGGCAGCTCTTCTGCAGGCCCAAACCACGGCCCTCCTGCGCCTCACGAAGCAGGTGGTCAGTTTACCACTACGCGGCGCCAGAGCGAACAACTGGAACCATTCATGCCTCGCTTCAAAACACCAAGCTTTTCCTCGGGAAGATCGGGATCGAACCAAATGCAACAGCCGCCGGTGCCTCCGCCTAGCGGCCGAGGCAGTGACTTGTTGATACCGGGGTCCAAGCGGAACTCTATTTTCTTCGGTGGTACTGACCCGTCAGATATAGACTTTTTTAACCCGGGCAAGCGAGATTCTCAAGTAATGATGAGGCCACCACATATCCTGCCGCAACGGAATAGTTCTTCGGGAATTCTTGGAATTCCCCGCACTGGAAACAGCTTGAACGGAACTGGTACAGGAGACGCCGGTGTCCCCCCTCCAGCAGGCGATTCAGATTTAGATGCTATATTCAACCAGGGCTTGAATTCTCGCAAAAACTCTATGAAGTTTTCTGCAGATGACTTCGACTTCGACTTCAAAAGACGCGATTCTTCTTTAAGAGGTACTTTAGACAATAACGCTTACGTGCCGTCGGCTCCGCTAATACCTAACAGTGCCAAGCCAACCGGTATGAACGATCTTAATGCTAAGAAAAATAGTGGTAGGGACTCACCGACACATAAGGCTGCCGATGAAGATGTCGAGGCTCGTATTCATAAGCACTTGACTCCAATGCTCCAAGGAGATAACAACGAAGCTACACTTAAACATGAAGACGACGGGTCAAAAAAGAGGCGTAAAGTCGATGAAAAGCCATCAACAGAAAAATCAGATTCAATGAAAAACCTGATGAATTACCTCGAGCCCAGGGACCCACTATTGGTATCAGATGACGGCAGGCCGCTTCTCGGTGCAACAAAGGTGGACCAATTAATGCTCATGATTCAAGCCCGCAAAAAAGGTGTAACTGATCGCATCCCTCGTAGTGCTGACGGGTCGTTACTCTTGGAGGATGCGCCTTCCATTATTCCACCTGCCAGTGAATTAGTTGGTGGCGTTGAAAAACCCAAGGCCCGCGGAGCCAAGCAACACGAATGCCCTTACTGCCATAAGTGTTTCACCCAATCAACGCACTTGGAAGTGCATGTTAGGTCTCATATTGGATATAAACCGTTTCAATGTGAGTATTGTGGAAAACGCTTTACACAAGGTGGCAATCTTCGGACTCATGTCCGTTTACATACAGGCGAGAAGCCTTATGAGTGTGAAAAATGCGGCCGAAGGTTTTCTAGGAAGGGAAACCTAGCCGCTCATAGACTAACTCatgaaaatttgaaaccttttcaCTGTAAGCTCGATGGCTGCAACAAGAGCTTTACGCAATTAGGAAACATGAAGGCGCACCAAAATCGCTTCCATTTACAAACCCTAAACGAACTCACGCAAAGATTAGCCGAGATGGACCCTAACGAGAACATAGCGCCAGcagagaaagagcttcttgattATTTTGCTGACCTCTATAAGAACTCCAACAGGGGTATCAAAGGTAGAGGTAAAGGGAACACGCGGGTAGCTCCTGCCGTAATAGCGCCTACTATGAAAACTCCTCAGGATGCGCCCACAAACCAAAGTCTGACCAAGGTTCGAAACCAAGACGCCTCATTAGTAGCTGCTAAGGCTTTAGACCCAACCAAACCTTTGCATCCTGCATCTCACTCTGATCTAACCTATAATATGTGCGCGCCTAGAAATGATGGGAACGCTCCCATTCCTCAAGAGCCTAGATCCGATCCCGCTAGTACTGCATCAGTCCCAGAAACTAACGAGTTCACGTTCGCTTTGGATCAAGATATGAAAGTTGAGCCTAACGCTTCTTTCCACAACAACACCAACGGTAACTCAGATGTGCATTTCAAAAACGTGTCTTTTCATAGTTGA
- a CDS encoding uncharacterized protein (similar to uniprot|P53925 Saccharomyces cerevisiae YNL115C Hypothetical ORF) codes for MSAAEPNHGVSSGERNNLTGQGAEDRQAQQGLPGTYGHRANENEPLLRETQAKPSHRSIGQVPTDGHLPNEIEGSQGRQFKTRQKYRVFVQDSKIILNVLIFINLVWLITTFIMDYFFNIGFLHFSKRLTSFNDLCLIFVSIVANSVNLWSNRVGLYSTLDQGLNVVLFFMTLFNLFLTLIIGYTRRRLGFVGAFTYIWAALTFFAGAVLDWYLYYYFKEFHAAEEEIEESPSPSGSRHTMKEWVSIGARNFVKCAIFVFYVFFTLNTLLYTIDVGRVTRGVKDVSAKASASYDAFHWVDKEHTYQLHITCYGDFSATDEDRQPVILFDHGSLDTAFLSATWIQELYHLNRVERYCTYERPGYGLSDSAPAPISIAMVADALSYALIKDAKIKGPFTTVGYDIGGLFTQVFTAKNLDKVESMLLVESWHEDILLKNYLQRLLPPDNDSKDPDDISKLPIEIKRHNGFKLWWQGIWSTLGIKLQTSWLLAHHGSKERILGRDMQYQGKFIRAKFLESVTSSLLSYKDVLNSKEKLKDVKTSVASSNQLIKKSPQWGNWQRDITRISSKTQEWKILNGGHEVYKFGSAKQELQDVLLRLIGDKDRY; via the coding sequence ATGTCTGCTGCAGAACCTAACCACGGAGTAAGTTCCGGCGAGCGCAATAATCTAACTGGGCAAGGCGCTGAGGACAgacaagctcaacaaggtCTTCCAGGGACCTATGGCCACAGAGCAAACGAAAATGAACCGTTACTTAGAGAAACGCAAGCGAAGCCTTCACATAGGTCCATTGGACAGGTGCCAACGGATGGTCATCTTCCAAATGAGATTGAGGGTTCGCAAGGGAGACAATTCAAAACCCGGCAAAAGTACCGAGTTTTTGTGCAGGATTCAAAAATTATCTTGAATGTGTTAATTTTTATCAACCTTGTGTGGCTGATAACAACCTTTATCATGGActactttttcaatattggATTTTTGCATTTTAGCAAGAGGCTTACGAGTTTCAACGATCTTTGTTTGATCTTTGTTTCCATTGTCGCGAACTCGGTCAACTTGTGGTCGAACCGTGTGGGGCTGTACTCCACTCTGGACCAAGGTCTTAAcgttgttttgtttttcatgACCTTGTTCAACCTCTTTTTAACTCTAATAATAGGCTACACGAGAAGGAGGTTGGGTTTTGTTGGAGCCTTCACTTATATTTGGGCAGCGTTGACCTTTTTTGCGGGTGCTGTGTTGGACTGGTACTTATACTACTACTTCAAGGAGTTTCATGCTGCGGAGGAAGAAATCGAAGAATCTCCTTCCCCAAGTGGCTCAAGGCATACTATGAAAGAGTGGGTGTCAATTGGTGCGCGCAACTTTGTAAAGTGTGCCATTTTCGTCTTCTATGTTTTCTTCACACTAAACACATTGCTATACACAATTGATGTTGGTCGCGTCACCAGAGGTGTCAAGGATGTTTCTGCTAAAGCTTCGGCTTCTTATGATGCTTTCCACTGGGTCGACAAAGAGCACACCTACCAGCTACACATAACTTGTTATGGCGACTTTTCTGCCACAGATGAGGATCGCCAACCTGTAATTCTTTTCGATCATGGCAGTTTAGACACAGCCTTCCTTTCTGCGACCTGGATTCAAGAACTGTATCATCTAAACAGAGTTGAGCGCTACTGCACTTACGAGAGACCAGGATATGGTCTCTCCGACTCTGCCCCTGCCCCCATCTCGATCGCTATGGTCGCGGATGCTTTAAGCTATGCTTTGATCAAAGATGCAAAAATAAAGGGGCCATTCACCACAGTTGGCTACGACATTGGGGGACTTTTTACTCAGGTTTTCACCGCTAAGAACTTGGACAAAGTTGAATCGatgcttcttgttgagtCGTGGCATGAAGACATTTTACTTAAAAACTACCTTCAAAGACTTTTACCTCCAGATAATGACAGCAAAGATCCGGATGACATTAGTAAGCTGCCTATTGAAATTAAGAGGCATAATGGTTTCAAGCTTTGGTGGCAAGGAATTTGGTCCACTCTTGGAATAAAGCTTCAAACTTCATGGCTTCTCGCTCACCACGGCTCGAAGGAGAGAATACTGGGACGCGATATGCAATATCAAGGAAAGTTCATAAGGgccaaatttttggaaagcGTCACAAGCTCTCTATTAAGCTACAAGGATGTTCTCAATAGCaaggagaagttgaaagatGTTAAAACGAGTGTGGCAAGCTCTAATCAACTCATAAAAAAGTCGCCACAGTGGGGTAATTGGCAAAGAGATATTACTAGAATTTCCTCAAAGACTCAAGAGTGGAAAATTCTCAATGGCGGACACGAAGTTTACAAATTCGGCAGTGCTAAGCAAGAGCTCCAGGATGTCCTTCTGAGACTTATTGGAGATAAGGACCGTTATTAA
- the BZZ1 gene encoding Bzz1p (similar to uniprot|P38822 Saccharomyces cerevisiae YHR114W BZZ1 SH3 domain protein implicated in the regulation of actin polymerization able to recruit actin polymerization machinery through its SH3 domains colocalizes with cortical actin patches and Las17p interacts with type I myosins): MSSELSIGNEIKDGHKETYKWVLNNIKWLSELEAFYRDRAKLEKEYSEKLTHLAKEYFGKKSASTVSLSVGDMPTTTPGSLEAASLVAWNEVLSQTEMISKDHNQLSQEFEFQVADQIVALSKKCELLLTSINGFNTELTEKRDKAYSNLDKAKKTYDEKCVQMESARAKQTKTSSDKARRKADEREHEMNIAKNHYLITISQANRIKDKYYFQDVPEVLDLLQDLHESRTRVMNSIWISAGAVEREMNKRIDSRLTTVDSVVSQNKANLDTTMFVKHNLKEWKEPPDFQYVPSSVWHDDEHFVVPSNIELQDLKVRLAKAQQLYDQMNSFSQSEISGLSSLNKQKKEIKAQENVDAQSLLALLTKYTNVVSSYTSHETFKVEAEVEIESIQNNVAEEHDLNTEDIDLSNLRKKSGVFNRFKKSLTISSDKKSTHQDGGDAVSVLSSESKAKHHNRFSLFKGRDRAQSSASGASEVTSSNMNSIQDSSEHNKNRVLFQYQKQDNDEVSVSPGNAISLLTADSGSGWTRIKNDSTGEAGLVPTSYIEINEKPRSSAPRAPPPRKSGNAARTVKALFDYEAQGDDEISIRQGDLISVLKADDGSGWTYGELNGQKGLFPTNYCQ, translated from the coding sequence ATGAGTTCCGAGCTGTCAATTGGGAACGAAATCAAGGATGGCCATAAGGAAACATACAAATGGGTCCTAAATAATATTAAATGGCTCTCTGAACTCGAAGCATTTTATAGAGATCGAgcgaagcttgaaaaagagtaCAGCGAAAAGCTAACGCACTTGGCGAAAGAGTACTttggcaagaaaagcgCATCAACCGTTTCACTTTCAGTGGGAGACATGCCAACAACAACGCCTGGCTCTCTAGAAGCCGCATCACTTGTGGCTTGGAACGAGGTGCTGTCACAGACAGAAATGATCTCTAAAGATCACAACCAGCTGTCTCAAGAGTTTGAGTTCCAAGTTGCAGATCAAATTGTGGctctttccaagaagtgTGAACTTTTGCTTACGTCTATCAACGGATTTAATACCGAACTAACCGAGAAGAGGGACAAGGCTTATTCCAATCTTGATAAGGCCAAGAAAACCTATGATGAGAAGTGTGTTCAGATGGAGTCTGCGCGGGCAAAGCAGACGAAGACTTCGAGTGACAAAGCCCGGCGGAAAGCTGACGAGCGAGAACATGAGATGAACATTGCAAAAAACCATTATCTTATTACTATCAGCCAAGCCAATAGAATCAAAGACAAATactattttcaagatgtgcctgaagttcttgatcttctgcAGGACTTACATGAATCCCGCACTCGAGTGATGAATTCAATATGGATTTCTGCAGGCGCAGTGGAGAGAGAGATGAACAAGAGAATAGATTCCAGGCTTACTACTGTTGATTCTGTGGTTAGCCAGAATAAAGCTAACCTTGACACAACCATGTTCGTCAAGCATAACTTGAAAGAGTGGAAAGAACCGCCTGATTTCCAGTATGTTCCATCATCAGTGTGGCACGACGATGAGCACTTTGTTGTCCCCTCCAATATTGAGCTTCAAGACCTGAAAGTGAGATTGGCGAAGGCCCAACAACTTTATGATCAAATGAACTCCTTTTCCCAGTCAGAAATATCAGGCCTAAGCTCTCTgaacaagcaaaaaaagGAGATAAAAGCCCAAGAGAATGTTGACGCTCAGAGTCTCTTAGCATTACTCACAAAATATACAAATGTGGTGTCATCCTACACATCCCATGAAACATTCAAGGTGGAGGCAGAGGTTGAGATCGAAAGTATTCAGAATAATGTCGCAGAAGAACATGATCTCAATACCGAAGATATCGATTTATCAAATTTACGCAAGAAGTCTGGCGTTTTCAACAGATTCAAAAAAAGCCTTACCATTTCTTCTGACAAAAAGTCGACCCACCAGGACGGAGGCGACGCCGTTTCGGTTTTATCGTCAGAATCCAAAGCCAAGCATCACAACAGATTTTCTCTGTTCAAAGGCAGAGACCGTGCTCAAAGTAGTGCATCAGGAGCCTCAGAGGTTACAAGCAGTAACATGAACTCCATTCAGGATTCTTCGGAGCACAATAAGAATCGCGTTTTGTTCcaatatcaaaaacaagacaATGACGAAGTTAGTGTTAGCCCAGGTAATGCTATTAGCTTACTGACCGCCGACTCCGGTAGTGGGTGGACAAGGATCAAAAATGACAGTACTGGAGAGGCAGGGCTCGTCCCAACGTCATATATCGAGATCAACGAAAAACCCCGTTCTAGCGCTCCTCGAGCCCCGCCCCCTAGAAAGTCCGGCAATGCTGCTCGTACAGTTAAGGCGCTTTTTGATTACGAAGCGCAAGGTGATGATGAAATTTCTATCCGTCAAGGGGACTTGATATCTGTTTTAAAAGCTGACGATGGCAGTGGCTGGACTTATGGAGAACTGAATGGTCAAAAAGGACTCTTCCCAACTAACTACTGCCAGTGA